Proteins encoded by one window of Companilactobacillus ginsenosidimutans:
- the obgE gene encoding GTPase ObgE: MFVDNVKITVKSGKGGDGSVAFRHEKYVPLGGPAGGDGGRGGDIILRANEGMNTLMDFRYKRIFKADPGQNGQIKSMYGRKADPVYIVVPTGTSVYDEDNGKLIGDLIDNDQELVIAKGGKGGRGNIHFANSKNRAPEVAENGEPGQEKHIRLELRLIADVGLVGFPSVGKSTLLSVATSAKPKIAAYHFTTLNPNLGMVKLDNGNDFVIADLPGLIEGASNGVGLGIQFLRHVERTRVLLHLVDMDPENGRDPYTDYLAIRKELGTYDENILNRPEIIVPTKLDIEGSDERLAEFKEKLPDDADIFAISSIQHTGVQQLLNHTSEVLSKAEPIHFDVVSDETVEYNYQPKADKFQITKTGEHDFEVTGDEVERMLQMSNLDHQDGIMRFARKLKSMGIEDGLLKAGAQTGDSVTILDFTFEFI; this comes from the coding sequence ATGTTTGTTGATAATGTAAAGATTACTGTCAAATCCGGTAAGGGTGGTGACGGTTCAGTAGCGTTTAGACATGAAAAATATGTTCCTCTCGGTGGACCAGCTGGTGGAGATGGCGGTCGCGGTGGAGATATTATTTTACGCGCAAACGAAGGTATGAACACTTTGATGGATTTCAGATACAAACGAATCTTCAAAGCTGACCCAGGTCAAAACGGTCAAATTAAGTCAATGTATGGACGAAAGGCAGATCCAGTATATATAGTCGTTCCTACAGGAACTTCGGTATATGACGAGGATAATGGTAAATTAATTGGCGACCTCATTGATAATGATCAAGAATTAGTTATTGCAAAAGGTGGAAAAGGTGGAAGAGGTAATATTCATTTTGCCAATTCTAAAAATCGTGCACCAGAAGTTGCCGAAAATGGTGAACCGGGTCAAGAGAAACATATTAGACTTGAACTTCGATTGATTGCGGACGTTGGACTAGTTGGATTCCCATCTGTTGGTAAATCAACATTGTTATCAGTTGCAACTTCTGCAAAGCCAAAAATCGCTGCATATCACTTTACAACATTAAATCCTAATTTGGGAATGGTTAAACTAGATAACGGTAATGATTTTGTTATTGCCGATTTACCTGGACTTATTGAGGGTGCATCTAATGGTGTTGGTTTAGGTATTCAGTTCTTAAGACACGTAGAAAGAACTAGAGTGTTGTTACATCTAGTTGATATGGATCCTGAAAATGGACGTGATCCATATACTGATTATTTGGCAATTCGAAAAGAATTAGGAACTTATGATGAAAATATTTTAAACCGCCCAGAAATTATTGTGCCTACAAAGTTAGATATTGAAGGTTCAGATGAACGTTTAGCAGAGTTTAAAGAAAAGTTGCCAGATGATGCTGACATATTTGCAATCTCAAGTATTCAACATACTGGTGTTCAGCAATTGCTCAACCACACTAGTGAAGTTCTATCTAAGGCAGAACCAATTCACTTCGATGTTGTCAGTGATGAGACTGTTGAGTACAACTATCAACCTAAAGCTGATAAGTTTCAGATTACCAAGACAGGTGAACATGACTTTGAAGTTACAGGTGATGAAGTTGAAAGAATGCTACAGATGAGTAATTTAGATCACCAAGATGGAATCATGCGATTTGCTCGTAAGTTAAAGAGTATGGGTATTGAAGATGGTTTGTTAAAAGCAGGAGCTCAGACAGGAGATTCTGTTACAATTCTTGATTTCACGTTTGAGTTTATTTAG
- a CDS encoding acyltransferase family protein, whose amino-acid sequence MNKSPKRRFIGGFDGLRTLGVIGVIMYHLNPTLFSGGYLGVPIFFLISGYLITDHFFNTVDAGQKFSLKNFYVKRVHRLYPGLLFVLLGSAAYIVLFLKDLLYHLDQIFVTNVLNVYNWWQIFNGQSYFERFANNESPFTHLWTLSIEGQFYIVWPILLILFVKFGVKKSNIFWFAMIVSLASAALMAALYQPGVDPSRIYYGTDTRLFSILLGCGLAIIWPAEKLKAGVVKSDKAILNIVGLLSFALMIFMIFTVKDSSPFLYRGGMLIFSIVTCIFIGVVAHPSAFWNQILSNKLFHYVGSRSYGLYLYQFPVMIFFESKFKNVADHPVLYPVIEVILIFLISELSYRFVERPLGHANWQDVKNFFKSSKAVSRILAIVIAIICVTGGYGVVKATTAPKPDANSSKLAQTINKNTKNNDQRKKKAIENLKKNKDKGSDGSEMTPDQVKKYKKLAKSHPINKDFEKYGLSQFDLQRLQDIRLTGVGDSVMADGSDNFNKLFNDKNVVIDAAVSRQLSSSIDILQHYKDQGVLAPNVLIGLGTNGPFDADQLAQVMKLVGPQRHVFWINAYVPTRPWEKTVNGLLDKSTKKYKNLSVINWNKEAQGHPDWFYDDQVHPNPDGSMYYSSFVVKQILTGLDKK is encoded by the coding sequence ATGAATAAGTCACCAAAAAGAAGATTCATCGGCGGGTTCGATGGATTACGGACTTTAGGTGTAATTGGCGTTATTATGTACCATCTAAATCCGACGCTCTTTTCTGGTGGGTACCTAGGTGTACCCATCTTTTTCTTGATATCAGGATATTTGATCACTGACCATTTTTTTAATACTGTCGATGCAGGTCAAAAATTCTCATTAAAGAATTTTTATGTCAAAAGAGTTCACAGATTATATCCAGGATTACTGTTTGTATTATTGGGGTCAGCTGCGTACATTGTATTGTTCTTAAAGGATTTGCTTTACCACTTAGATCAAATCTTTGTTACAAATGTTTTGAATGTATACAACTGGTGGCAAATTTTTAATGGTCAATCCTATTTTGAAAGATTTGCGAATAATGAATCTCCATTTACTCACTTATGGACTCTTTCAATTGAAGGTCAATTTTATATTGTTTGGCCAATCTTATTGATTCTGTTTGTTAAATTTGGAGTTAAAAAGAGCAATATTTTCTGGTTTGCAATGATTGTTTCACTCGCTTCTGCTGCTTTAATGGCAGCATTATACCAACCAGGTGTTGATCCTAGCCGTATTTACTATGGTACTGATACTAGATTGTTCTCAATTTTACTTGGCTGTGGACTAGCAATTATTTGGCCAGCAGAGAAATTAAAAGCGGGCGTAGTAAAGAGTGACAAGGCAATCTTGAATATTGTAGGGTTATTATCATTTGCATTAATGATCTTCATGATATTCACAGTTAAAGATTCATCACCATTCTTGTATCGTGGAGGGATGTTAATCTTTTCTATCGTTACTTGTATCTTTATCGGTGTTGTCGCTCATCCAAGTGCATTTTGGAATCAGATTTTGTCAAACAAATTGTTCCACTATGTTGGTTCAAGAAGTTATGGATTATATCTTTATCAATTTCCAGTGATGATTTTCTTTGAATCTAAATTTAAAAACGTTGCCGATCATCCTGTGTTGTATCCGGTCATTGAAGTAATTCTCATATTCTTAATATCTGAGCTTTCGTACAGATTTGTTGAGAGACCACTCGGACATGCAAACTGGCAAGATGTTAAGAACTTCTTTAAATCATCAAAGGCTGTTAGTCGTATCTTGGCAATCGTCATTGCAATCATTTGTGTAACTGGTGGCTATGGTGTCGTTAAAGCAACGACAGCACCAAAACCTGACGCAAATAGTAGCAAGCTTGCCCAAACAATTAATAAAAATACTAAAAACAATGATCAGCGAAAGAAAAAGGCTATTGAGAACCTTAAAAAGAACAAAGATAAAGGTTCAGACGGTAGTGAAATGACTCCAGATCAAGTTAAAAAGTATAAGAAACTCGCTAAGTCTCATCCAATTAATAAAGATTTTGAAAAATATGGGCTTTCACAGTTTGATTTACAACGCCTTCAGGACATTCGTTTGACTGGTGTTGGTGATTCGGTTATGGCTGATGGTTCGGATAATTTTAATAAATTGTTTAACGACAAGAATGTAGTTATTGATGCCGCTGTTAGCCGTCAATTGTCTTCAAGTATTGATATATTGCAACATTACAAAGACCAGGGTGTTCTTGCACCAAACGTTTTGATTGGTTTAGGTACCAATGGTCCTTTCGATGCAGATCAATTGGCACAAGTAATGAAATTAGTTGGACCACAACGTCATGTTTTCTGGATTAATGCATATGTACCAACTAGACCATGGGAAAAGACAGTTAATGGTTTGCTTGATAAATCAACTAAGAAGTATAAGAATCTTTCAGTGATTAATTGGAACAAAGAAGCACAAGGACATCCGGATTGGTTCTATGATGATCAAGTTCATCCAAACCCAGACGGATCAATGTACTATTCTTCATTTGTTGTAAAACAAATATTAACTGGCTTAGACAAAAAATAG
- the rnz gene encoding ribonuclease Z, whose product MELEFLGTGAGVPSKGRNVSSTALKLLDERNEVWLFDVGEATQHQILETTIRPRKITKIFITHLHGDHIFGLPGLLSSRANQGGNTPLDLYGPVGIKKFVETSLSVTGTKLGYKINYVELKNGGEIFNDKTFSVTAGKLEHRITCFGYRVVEKPRTGELLVDKLAEYHIPNGPVYGKLKAGEKVTLSDGTELDGKDFIGPDKPGKTVAIISDTRYTPEIDKLADHADVVVHESTFSDDDKKLAYNYFHSTATSAAKVAKKCHAKGLLLTHISARYTGKSALVLQNEARKIFDNSRVVNDFDIYEVPFNQ is encoded by the coding sequence ATGGAATTAGAATTTTTAGGAACAGGCGCTGGAGTACCGTCAAAGGGAAGAAACGTCTCAAGTACAGCATTAAAATTGCTTGATGAACGTAATGAAGTCTGGTTGTTTGATGTTGGTGAAGCGACACAACATCAAATTTTAGAGACCACTATTAGGCCTCGGAAAATCACAAAAATATTTATTACTCATTTGCATGGTGATCATATTTTTGGGCTTCCAGGTTTGTTATCTAGCCGTGCAAATCAAGGTGGAAACACTCCCTTAGATTTATATGGGCCAGTAGGGATCAAAAAGTTTGTCGAAACCTCACTTTCAGTTACAGGTACTAAATTAGGATACAAGATTAACTATGTTGAGTTGAAAAATGGTGGAGAAATTTTTAACGACAAGACTTTCTCAGTAACCGCTGGTAAACTTGAACATCGAATTACTTGTTTCGGATACCGGGTAGTTGAAAAGCCTCGTACAGGCGAGTTACTAGTTGATAAATTGGCTGAGTATCATATTCCAAATGGACCAGTTTATGGAAAGCTAAAAGCTGGCGAAAAGGTTACACTGTCTGATGGAACAGAGTTAGATGGTAAAGATTTTATTGGTCCTGATAAGCCTGGTAAAACAGTTGCTATCATTTCTGATACACGCTATACTCCTGAGATTGATAAGTTAGCAGATCATGCTGATGTAGTTGTTCATGAATCGACTTTTTCAGATGATGATAAGAAATTGGCTTATAATTATTTCCATTCAACAGCAACTTCAGCCGCTAAAGTTGCGAAGAAATGTCATGCAAAAGGATTATTGTTAACACACATTTCCGCTAGATATACTGGGAAATCTGCCTTAGTATTACAAAATGAAGCACGTAAAATTTTTGACAATAGTCGAGTAGTTAATGATTTTGACATTTATGAAGTTCCGTTTAATCAATAG
- a CDS encoding SDR family NAD(P)-dependent oxidoreductase: MVNLLDQNVLVTGASSGIGRDVAINAAASGANVILIARNSDKLAEVKQECISVGSEYSNHYYLSIDMSNPEAISDGVETIFADFDNIDVLVNAAGFGDFSNYLDTDFDTVEKMFRVNVLGLMLMTRLVASHMINEGHGHIFNVGSMAGKISTPKSAAYSATKAAVIGFSDGLRLELKPFNIFVTTVNPGPVATHFFDVADHGGTYLDSVKKFVLDTNKLAVEIVNTFNRRKREINRPRYMELASVLYKMAPYVGDYLAGTLGNRK, translated from the coding sequence ATGGTAAATTTGTTGGATCAAAATGTTTTAGTTACCGGTGCATCTTCTGGCATTGGACGTGATGTAGCGATTAATGCAGCTGCTTCAGGTGCTAACGTAATATTAATTGCTAGAAATTCTGATAAACTAGCCGAAGTTAAACAAGAGTGCATTTCAGTTGGTAGCGAGTATTCGAATCACTACTATTTATCCATTGATATGTCGAATCCTGAGGCTATAAGTGATGGCGTTGAAACTATCTTTGCTGATTTTGACAATATTGATGTATTAGTTAATGCAGCTGGATTCGGTGACTTTTCAAATTATCTGGATACAGATTTTGATACGGTTGAGAAAATGTTTCGAGTGAATGTACTTGGATTGATGCTTATGACTCGTTTGGTTGCGAGTCATATGATTAATGAAGGACATGGACATATTTTCAACGTGGGTTCCATGGCTGGAAAAATTTCAACTCCAAAGTCTGCCGCTTATTCAGCTACCAAGGCAGCTGTGATCGGATTTTCAGATGGTTTGAGATTGGAACTCAAACCGTTCAATATTTTTGTTACTACGGTCAATCCTGGTCCAGTAGCGACTCATTTCTTTGACGTTGCCGATCACGGTGGAACATACTTGGATTCTGTTAAGAAATTTGTATTAGATACAAATAAGTTGGCCGTTGAGATAGTTAATACATTCAATAGAAGAAAACGTGAGATTAATCGACCTCGCTATATGGAACTAGCTAGCGTTCTTTACAAAATGGCACCATATGTGGGAGACTATTTAGCAGGGACGTTAGGAAATCGAAAATAG
- a CDS encoding LapA family protein: MDKKKQWKFVIGLVIALIVVIFAILNVNPVTISFGFTHVKLPLIVLILVTLILGALITVLLANTGTKEKDTKKLSRSAKKQLSNVKISNDNQIADALKDNTTKNKQN, translated from the coding sequence ATGGATAAAAAGAAACAATGGAAATTCGTTATTGGTTTGGTAATTGCATTAATTGTTGTTATTTTTGCAATATTAAATGTTAACCCGGTTACTATTAGTTTTGGTTTTACACATGTTAAATTGCCATTAATCGTTTTAATTTTAGTAACCTTGATTCTTGGAGCCTTAATTACAGTGTTGCTTGCAAATACTGGTACGAAAGAAAAAGATACTAAAAAATTATCACGTTCCGCAAAGAAACAATTATCTAATGTAAAAATTTCTAATGACAATCAAATTGCTGATGCATTAAAGGATAATACAACAAAAAATAAACAAAATTAG
- the rpmF gene encoding 50S ribosomal protein L32, giving the protein MAVPKRKTSKQRKRSRRGHIKLTVPNMQFDVSTGEYRISHHVSPSGMYKGNKVINTTNDEEA; this is encoded by the coding sequence ATGGCTGTTCCAAAGAGAAAAACATCAAAACAAAGAAAACGCTCAAGACGTGGACATATTAAATTGACAGTTCCAAACATGCAATTTGATGTATCTACTGGTGAATATCGTATTAGTCACCATGTTTCACCATCAGGTATGTACAAAGGTAACAAAGTTATCAATACAACAAATGATGAAGAAGCTTAA
- a CDS encoding YjzD family protein: MRYVAVLFWAIVLGQVAGFIGGALNQQTYNFQMTLIVSIVFAIIFTIVPLILKDNTKKKDAN; encoded by the coding sequence ATGAGATATGTTGCTGTTTTATTTTGGGCAATCGTTTTAGGACAAGTCGCAGGATTTATTGGTGGTGCACTAAACCAACAAACATATAATTTCCAAATGACATTAATTGTCTCTATAGTTTTTGCTATTATTTTCACTATTGTTCCACTTATATTAAAAGATAACACTAAGAAGAAAGACGCTAACTAG